The Pempheris klunzingeri isolate RE-2024b chromosome 15, fPemKlu1.hap1, whole genome shotgun sequence genome contains the following window.
CTTAGTACATGGAGAACCTGATAAATTCATATCCTTGATGGCATCTTGTTTCTGTATTTCGGATCATATAATTCACTCAGCAGCCTTCCTAATCAAAAAGAGACACTCTGACAATATCCATACTTCCCTTTCATTATCTGTGACCCCAGAGTGATCACTAAAGAAAGGACTGTCTGGGAGGGAAATGAGAAGTACGAGCAAAAGAGAGGGGATATTTCTACTTAAACAAATCGTATTAAAGCGAGTAGAAGACAAAGATATGAAAAAGGAGATATGACTTAGGCCGTGGGGAACATCTGCATACAGTACGGAAATGTGATCGCATTTGGTATTAAGGATGAGCTCTCGCTCTTCAGGTTCACGCGGCCGTCGGCAGGGTGGAGCTTCCTGACCCATGGAGAATTACTTCCAGGCCGAGGCCTTCAACCTGGACAAGGTGCTGGACGAGTTTGAGCAGAACGAAGGTGAGCTGCCATATTAGAGACGAGACGGGGACAGACTGTGAGTCATTGTGCTTCAGAGAAGACGGATGGGGTGAGGTGTAGCTGCGGGATGGAAGTTTCAGAGGAGCTGTGGTTAGGATGCTGTTATGCAACCCTTGAGTAAAGCAAAAAGGTGTCAGACAATCAGTCACCGCCCAGTGAGTTTGAGTAACAGTTACAGGTGGTGATTGAGGGTGTGCAGAGAGGGAATAGGACTAATTGGTTTGTCCATTTCCCTCAGGCTTGTGTGAAACTGTGTTATTGGTGCAAGACAAGAGggttgtctgtttttttttttttttttcttcacactAAATGATCACAATAAGTAAAGAAATTGTGTTACGGTCTTTTCGAAACAGTGGTTCCACTGAGTTGTATTTATGGTGGTTTGTAAAGTAAACACTGCTTTACTGAGCTGTGTCTGCAGGCTCTCCTCTCTCTAGTACAAACGGTCTGCTTATCAGACAGAAAAGACTAGATTTATGGCAGATGACCCCAGGAAAATGCCAGACCCTCCACACAGCATATTTTGGTGGTACTGTGaactctgtgtgtattttggcCACGAGCGATTAACAGTGTGTTCTCTGCCAGAGATGCAGCTTGGCAGATTAACTCTGTGTGTGCGCTTGAACCTGGTACAGCACATACTGAAACAGCTTAGCATTGAATTCCAGTGGCAGGAGGAGAGCACTGTACAGTAGCTGACACGGCTGTGTGAGAAAGTCGTTTTGAATAAATATTAGAAGAATTTCCGCTTGTATTACACAGCGTTCATGTGTCAGCTTGACTGATGTCTCCCAGGGGTGACGGAGCCATTTGGCCCACTTTCTCACAATTTCCCAGTCCATCCACACACTAATTTCCCACTCCATGCCAACCTCATTTCTCAATTTGTCCCCTGGTTTGTTCCTGCCATTTTTAGCTCTTTCAATCACCTGGGAGAGTGTATCTTTGTATTAGTTCTCTGTGGCAGTTAATTTGAGGCTTCCTGTCATGCTGTTGTAGGCATGATCTCTTTACTGGTAGCCACTTGTCTTGAATGTGGCAAAAAACCTGCAagccattaaaaacattaaaggtAGCAAAGCCACAGTTGGATCGATACCTACGGTTTTCTGAGAAATAAGGCGAACTGAGACCCATACAATTGTCCatgcttttcttgtctttgtcttccaGATGAGACAGACAATCCCATTCTCTCTGATGCCAAGTGGACCCAGATCCTGGCCCCGCCAGCCCACCTGCTCTCTCTGAACCCCGCCCTGGCGCATGCAGACCTCAGCCCCCGGGAAAGTCCGCTGCCCTTCAAGACCCTACCCAACTCCTCCTCTAGTGCCTCCCCGGGGGCTGACCCTAAAAGACATCCCGGTCCCGAACCTCCATCCTGGGTAGAGGAGAGACCGGCAGACGTCCACAGCCCACCCCTTCCCCAGCCCAACATCGGCAAACTGGTGGGCACAGACGACCTCTCGCCGCCCCCTGTGACGGCCTGTAGTTCTGTGGAGAACGGCTGCCCCGCCAGCCCTGCAAGCCCACAACTGGATGGGCTCAGCAAGGAGAAAGGTTCTCCCACAGACAACCAGCCTGGTGCTTCTGACCAACAGGCTAAGCTTCATCAGGAGGACAGAGCCTCAgttggaggagaaggaggctcCACTGTCAGTCACACTCACTTTACCTTTGAGATTGGATCAGAACAAGAACAAACTCAGAAAATTCATCCAAATGTCGAAGCAACAACACAAAACGGGGAAGGTGTCACAGAAGAGGCTGTTACAGCTGTGTTACAGGACAGTGGtccagaaaaacaaactgcagactCAAAGGATGAGCAGGTAGAAAGTGGCCTGAACAGGGGAGGAGATGTTCAGGCTGGTTGTGAGGTGGAGGAGAATGGTGTGTCTCCTCCTGACAGGGGgggagtggaggagaaggagaggagatgtGGTCCAGAGGGACAGACGGACAAACTCCTCAGAATAACAAGCCTTCCCAATGGTTTGGAGCAGGAGAGCAGAAGCCATTCCAAGcttaaagaggaagaggaggacaaggaagaggaggagggttttTCTCCCTCACCTGTCCCCTCTAAAGAGGACTCTGTTactgaagagaaagaaatggaggaaaGCAAGCAAGAGAACGGCGAAGGAGGAGCGGTAGGGTCAGGCAACATCCAACCAAAACTCAACAACAATCGGCTACAGCCGGTCAGTGTTCCCTACGGAGGGGCACGACCAAAGCAGCCGGTCAGCCTCAAACTCCAGATCCCACAGCAGCTGTCAGGTCAGGTCCAAAATCAGCTCTGCCCGTCCTCTGTCGCCACTAAGAACAAAAACTTGGAGAACCAGTGTCGGAGGGGCACGCCCTCTGAAACTACACTCAGTGGGACTGACCAGAGTGCAGTCGGGGTGAACGGAGATGGTGTTGTCCACTCTCCTCCCCTGATGCCTACGGAGAGCCCAGACAATGACCTCCAGGCAGGCCAACAGGGCGCTCTGTGCCGGAAACCTGCCAGCTCCCTGGGAGAGGTTGCCCCTGTGTGGGTGCCGGACTCCCAGGCTCCTGTCTGTATGAAATGTGATGTCAGGTTCACCTTCACCAAGAGGAGGCACCACTGCAGGGCCTGCGGCAAGGTCAGTAGAGTGTTGGAGCTGCTTTTAAGGTCAACTCTAAACTAACAATTATGGCAATGTACTTTTGGTACACTATTGCATTTGTAATGCTAATAGTAATTGCAACAATGTGCTGCCATTGAAGCTCTTCTCCACTTCTACACAAACATTATCTCCTAAAATCTAAGACATCCACGGAAATAGGTTTATTTTTTCTGGTCAGACCATCAGAATTCAGGAGCACCCATTTTAAACAATCACAGAGAAATCAATCAGAAAAAAGAAGGGATACATTTTCTACCATTTTCTGCAGAATGCAGTGTATCAATGAGATGTATTGTATTTAGAGTAAGATGAGAGTAAGATTTTGAAAAACTTGCTGAAAAACGTGCTTACTGTTATTATACTGTTGTCAATATTGCCTTCTCTGGCTGATTTTTCTCCAAAATGTTCTGACTTGTCCGGGGGGTCGCCAAAGGGCATTCTGGGATTTGCCAATGTTGGCGTGTATTTTGGGAATTAGCTGATGATGTCGTTATCCTGGGTTTCTCTCATCAATAAGCAGCCTTGTAGTTGACATGAACACCAGGGCTGCAAGTAATGGTTATTCTTATTATCAATCTTCATTTTATATTCTCgattttattgtttgttctataaaatgtcaggaaattGTAAAAACGAAAAAAAACTCAATTGTTTACAATCACAGTTTCTTAAAACACAAGGTGTAGTTTGAGTAAGGTACAGTTGCTATGAAATAGTAATAGTCATTGCCAATCCTCAGTCTAATATAAGGGACACGCACTTGGAATCCTTAAACCTGTAATGTTTGACAATCAAGCAGGTATTGCTTTGCAGTAAATCATACAGGACAGTCAAATAAATACCAGTGCAAACAAAAcaggataaagaaaaaaactctcAGCTAAAAAACAGAAGTCATGCTTACaagaataaaaattaaaaaatgcattgcaacttttaaaataaataacagtagTAATAACGGAGTATTATTCCATCAGTGACTTTAAACAGCTCTGCTGGATTCTGTGGAGTTAGGATATGAATTAACTGAAATGCTTTGAAATGAGTTCCTTTTTAGGTCTTTCTTGCAGATAATCACAGTGCGTATGCAGGTAGCTCTAGCATTATGGCCACCCACACATGCAGCGGGGCGTCCGCACAGTGCTCGAAAGAGAAGATGTGGTCGCTGACACTGCACTGGAAAATCGCCGGACTGCTGCTTAATTTCCCTTGGTGGTAAACAAACACAGTCTCTGCCACTTGAGCAGGGAGGAGCTGGCACTGCAGTAATACTGACACCAGCACTGGGACCGCAAACAAAAGACGCAGCGGGATCCTCAGTGCATCCACCACCAGAGTGGTAGCTCCACAAAGCAGTTTATGATGGTGCTGTGAGGCTCTGAAATTAAAAGGATCCTCCACCCTCTGTCTAATATCCCCCTAAATACATGTTACTGGATAATGGTGTGTAAGGAGGTGCTAATCCATTGAAAGCAAAGTGCCCTGTacacagctgcagctcattGAGGTGCTGGCAAAGTACAGAAAATCAATAGCCATAAAATGGTACGTTTGCTGCACACTTGGTCTCAACTTATTTTAAATTCACTTTTCAAAATCTTCACAGTTAACATAAAATAATTTGTAGAAATGTCTAACATCCATTGCGCATCCTGTTGTAGGAATACGccacaaaaaatattattttctgtgtctgtgtgttttttaaggtGTTTTGTGCGACGTGCTGCAGCCTGAAGTGCAGGCTCATGTACATGGACAGGAAGGAGGCCCGCGTCTGTGTCACCTGTCATTCTGCTCTGACGAGTGGTGAGCATCATTGCAAGTagactgttagcttagcttagatGTACTCATATGCTGCATGTACATGCATTGTATGCTTTGTATATATAGATGAAGCTCAGGATGCTGCTCCACTTAAAGACTTAAATCATTGCAAGTTTAAAGTATAGGTATGAAAAAAGGTCTAAAATAATGGTCCACAAGGAAGCACTGTTTTTGCTCCCTCAGTTAAAACCAGTGCTGAAAAAGGTAATCTTAAGACTTATTTGAACTCTGGTGAAGCTTAACCTGCAGtatgactgactgtgtgtcacTCTTGACATAAATTAGAATATAGAATAAATCTTGCAGCAGTTTGCTTTTTTTACATGTATTGGCAGAAAAAGCACAGGTATTATTCATAACATTAGATACGACTGCATTTCATTTAGATGAGCCTGCTGGTTCACTAGAATGGCTTACAGGGTCACTTATTGCAACAGAGCCCTCATTAACTAAATTAGTTAGACCTGTGCTTGTTACACTATGACAGCTCAAAATGTCTACGttgaaaaagatgaaatagtCTTACTAGATGTGACAGTGTATGGGAATACTATTACTACTGGCCAATATCGGCTTCGAAAGCATTCAGTCTGTAGTCCTAATACCAAGTGTTTGTTTATAAAATTGACATTtttgagatttttcttttcttcaaaaaCCTCAGCCACCCATCTTAAACTTGTAACACCAGTTTACATGTAGAATTTGTTGTATTCTTAAGAGACATTTTCTCTGATCTGGATAGTTTTTAGGCATTagacacctttttttttgtaagaaaaaaaaactttttttctagTGATGTTTTCAATCTCTGTCAGTTCAAACATGGGAGACACCAGCCACTGCAAGCAACCAGAGTCCGAACCCCAACAACCCAGCAGAGTACTGCTCCACCATCCCCCCTCTGCAGCAGGCCCAGGCATCCGGGGTGCTCAGCTCCCCTCCTCCTACCGTCATGGTGCCTGTGGGAGTCCTGAAACAGCCTGGCAACGAGGGTACAACCTTTATCAAGAATAAAAATGCTCTTAGCACTTAATTTTTCACCTTTACAGTGACATTCACTCCCCTCTACTTTAaagtagtttgtttttttgctagTTCTGAGAAGAGTTTGCTTGCATACAGCTTTCGTTTATGTGACCTTCTGGTGTTTCACTGTGCCTGCACCTGTATGTTCAACCAAGACATTAAGGTAAAATGTAATGTCGTGTGGGTCTCTCACCTTTAGGGTCCCTGTCACGGGAGCAGAGGAGGGTGTGGTTTGCTGACGGGGTCCTACCTAACGGAGACACAGCAGAATCCCCCAAGCCTCCGGCCTCCAGCCCGGCCCCCTCCCAGTCACTGGCCATCTCCACGTATTCAAACAAATCCTCCACTTCTGAATCCTCAGAGGTAGGCTTGGCACGAAGCACATTCACCCACAGCTAATGCTTTTAAGTAAGCTTGTATGGTCGAATTGGCTACTCCACAGTAAGTTGAGGGAAGCGACAAAGAAGTCTGTATGTGGGATTCTTTATGGTTTACTGGCTGAGTCACGGACTAAAGTAAACAGGGTTCAAAGAAAACATTCCTCGCTTGCTTAATCAGAATTAGAAACCCCAGTAGACTTAAATACTTAaggaaaaatatgttaaaatttGCCTCACAACAAATAACAAACAGCAAGTGAGTGTGGTTGTTTCTGTGCTCGTGCTGTACACTCATTGGACTTGAATGCCACTTGCCAGGATGATTCATTGCCTGTTGAACAGAACGGTTGTTGAAGCGTTTAAATGGCTTCACTCAGATGGCTTGATGATGCTATGCAGACAGAACTTGAGTTTAAAATCAGACGTTCACATGATGCCATGACGGTCATACTTGCATTAACTCAGCCACGCATGGACTTGAATTTACTGCCATCAGGCTCAAGTTCACCAGTAGCGGTGGCAAAGTGGTGAACCATTGATATGCAGGGGCTCCCACTGTCCTTTTCTAACTGTTGAAGTGAATTAAAGACAAGAGTGAGAACATTTAGTTCAGGCCAGTAGGAATATTAAAAGGGCACGTCATCAATTCTACATGTCATCATCAATTTACTAGTCACAGGGAGACTAGGGctgtaaaaactgttttatgaTGGCTCAGGAGCAGCTTTATCAAATCGGAGAAAACTACTCAAGGAACTTCACTGCAGTAATCACATTTTGGTCTTTGAGATGACAAAGCTTGCGTTAAAGACCGGTTGTGCAAAATATGAAGGAAGCTCACGAGTCAGGGGGTCTAAAAAAAGATGCTATCAATTTGTACCCAGTGTTGGTGAGTCAATTGTACTCAGTTTATCTTGGCCCCTTCAGTATTGAATTTGGctgttcattttcaaatttgtgTCTTTTACGAGTCGCAGCTTAAAATGTCCGCTTCATTGTGTTTTGGCCTCGAGGGGACAGTGgcacagatgaaaaaacaacattagcaGATTATCACCCATTAAAGCTGTAGTGGTGAAAGTATTAGTCAACAGTTGTGCATTTACAAATCACTCTTCAGTACAtggagcagcattagcattcagtcagtcatgttTCTGACCGCCTAAAAAATATAAGCCCAGTATTTACTCTGTTTCTGCACCAACTactatgaaaaatatttgacctctgtagctgctaaatgcttttttttttaccggcCTGCCAGTAACTCACTAGCTCCCTTAAGAGTagtgaaagtgaaacagaaGAGTAAAGATATGGgccataaaactaaaactgtgagctgaaagatgctttAAAGCTCCGTAGAGGGAAACTACAGGGTTGGGTGGTAATTCTTAGGGTTTCATCATGGTCTTTTTTTTGCTACTGTTAATATACAGATaatgattagtgcagctttaaagaaatgtaataCTGAATGGTTGGGCTGTCTGGCCTAAACATTTACTATTTGAAGGAAAATAACAATTCATTCTAACTTTGGTAATTTCTATGAATTTGTTTCCTAGTCAAAACCAACTATTCAGGGTTCCTTCTGTTTAATTTATATGTGAATTATTTTGAAGAACACTGTGGATGCCGTGAGCTTTAGTACCCAGATGTATCTGTATGTCACAGCCATGAAAACCCTTTTGGACACCGCCTCTCTTATAATTTAATCTCATTGTGTGTTATAACCTACGTCTAACCATGCACCCCCGC
Protein-coding sequences here:
- the zfyve9a gene encoding zinc finger FYVE domain-containing protein 9, yielding MENYFQAEAFNLDKVLDEFEQNEDETDNPILSDAKWTQILAPPAHLLSLNPALAHADLSPRESPLPFKTLPNSSSSASPGADPKRHPGPEPPSWVEERPADVHSPPLPQPNIGKLVGTDDLSPPPVTACSSVENGCPASPASPQLDGLSKEKGSPTDNQPGASDQQAKLHQEDRASVGGEGGSTVSHTHFTFEIGSEQEQTQKIHPNVEATTQNGEGVTEEAVTAVLQDSGPEKQTADSKDEQVESGLNRGGDVQAGCEVEENGVSPPDRGGVEEKERRCGPEGQTDKLLRITSLPNGLEQESRSHSKLKEEEEDKEEEEGFSPSPVPSKEDSVTEEKEMEESKQENGEGGAVGSGNIQPKLNNNRLQPVSVPYGGARPKQPVSLKLQIPQQLSGQVQNQLCPSSVATKNKNLENQCRRGTPSETTLSGTDQSAVGVNGDGVVHSPPLMPTESPDNDLQAGQQGALCRKPASSLGEVAPVWVPDSQAPVCMKCDVRFTFTKRRHHCRACGKVFCATCCSLKCRLMYMDRKEARVCVTCHSALTSVQTWETPATASNQSPNPNNPAEYCSTIPPLQQAQASGVLSSPPPTVMVPVGVLKQPGNEGSLSREQRRVWFADGVLPNGDTAESPKPPASSPAPSQSLAISTYSNKSSTSESSEAAHTTVAPVGSPVGSSLSLIPEDGLPPILISTGVKGGTGGHITDYAVEERPSEIVLMQQLEEGGPDPLVFVLNANLLAMVKLVNYVNRKCWYVTTKGMHAVGQAEVVILLQCLPDEKTIPKDIFTHFVQLYQEALSGNVLSHLSHSFFTQSFLGSKEHGGFLYISPSFQSLQDLLLPNPPYLFGILIQKWETPWAKVFPIRLMLRLGAEYRFYPCPLFSVRFRKPLFGETGHTIMNLLADFRNYQYTLPVVKGLVVDMEVRKTSIKIPSNRYNELMKAMNKSNEHVLAMGACFNDRADSHLVCVQNDDGNYQTQAISIHHQPRKVTGACFFVFSGALKASSGFLAKTSIVEDGVMIQITAETMDSLRQALRDMKDFTITCGKADQEDNQELIHIQWTEDDHNFNKGVISPIDGKSMESITSVKIFHGSEFKANGKVIRWTEVFFLQSEDQPNGLSDPADHSRLTENVARAFCMALCPHLKLLKEDGMAKLGLRVTLDSDQVGYLAGSNGQPLLPQYLSDLDSALIPVIHGGACQLSEGPVVMELVFYILEIIS